The Tenebrio molitor chromosome 3, icTenMoli1.1, whole genome shotgun sequence genome contains a region encoding:
- the LOC138126984 gene encoding uncharacterized protein isoform X2 codes for MEIFKRYKVGNEEISVQCTEDVHNLIWNEQRQQEAVFASTSRAGAEFSSTSHAGTHGTILATANMDTVDVVVPGPSSQATDVTSVVDPLATTEEATVHSEPKTKAKKATNVRNLYGLRKRLIDIEEKRVEEVKQLKVAIQESNAIQKERNEILKQLLGSSINY; via the exons ATGGAGATTTTCAAACGCTACAAAGTGGGTAATGAAGAAATTTCTGTACAATGTACAGAAGATGTGCACAATCTTATATGGAACG aacAACGACAACAAGAGGCAGTATTTGCAAGTACCAGCAGGGCAGGAGCAGAATTTTCAAGCACCAGTCATGCAGGAACACATGGTACAATACTTGCAACAGCAAACATGGACACAG TTGATGTAGTCGTGCCTGGACCTTCCAGCCAGGCCACAGACGTGACTTCTGTGGTGGATCCCTTAGCTACAACGGAAGAAGCTACAGTTCATTCAGAACCTAAAACTAAAGCCAAAAAAGCCACCAATGTCAGGAATTTGTATGGCTTAAGAAAAAGATTGATTGACATTGAAGAAAAGCGTGTGGAGGAAGTAAAACAGCTCAAAGTTGCCATTCAAGAGTCAAATGCGATTCAGAAAGAACGAAATGAAATCCTTAAACAATTATTAGGTTCTTCAATAAATTACTAG
- the LOC138126987 gene encoding uncharacterized protein, translating to MSREAVEELVQVIAVTNRIPVQHIPLEKKVLFSLWVLGKQESFLSVGDRFGLAKSTAHYIFKQFINVMLTLLPQYIRWPENHREAIRQFHERSQGFPGVIGAIDGCHIPIKQPRHNAHDYYNRKQFHSIILQGICDHRMMFTDIFIGMPGRVHDARVFRNSDIYNQIINEDNPLIPQDMHILGDSAYPIMLNVLTPFRDNGHLAADQLNYNYKLSCLRSIIERAFGRLKGKFRRLKYMDVSDPIFGTDIIAVACILHNFIIATDNDDEEFDFEDLPEEPVDEDEDDDLEIENRNQGVQKRRNIVNILRN from the exons ATGAGTCGAGAGGCAGTAGAG GAACTTGTACAAGTAATTGCGGTTACCAACAGAATCCCAGTTCAACACATCCCCTTAGAGAAAAAGGTTTTGTTTTCATTATGGGTGTTAGGAAAGCAAGAATCTTTCTTATCTGTGGGTGATCGGTTTGGGTTAGCGAAAAGTACAGCTCATTacattttcaaacaatttatCAATGTAATGCTTACGTTATTACCTCAGTACATAAGATGGCCTGAAAATCACAGGGAAGCAATAAGG caATTTCATGAAAGGTCTCAAGGGTTTCCTGGAGTAATAGGCGCAATAGATGGCTGCCATATTCCTATTAAGCAGCCACGTCACAATGCACATGACTATTACAATAGGAAACAATTTCACTCTATCATTCTACAAG GAATATGTGATCATCGTATGATGTTTACTGATATATTCATAGGAATGCCTGGAAGAGTTCACGATGCTCGTGTTTTTCGAAATAGTGATATTtataatcaaattataaatgaagATAATCCCCTGATTCCTCAGGATATGCACATTCTGGGAGATTCAGCATATCCCATTATGTTAAATGTTCTCACTCCATTTAGAGACAATGGTCATCTGGCCGCAGATCAATTAAATTACAACTACAAGCTAAGTTGCCTGCGATCAATAATCGAGAGAGCTTTTGGACGCCTAAAAGGTAAATTTAGGCGTCTAAAATATATGGACGTATCAGATCCTATTTTTGGGACTGACATAATAGCAGTTGCTTGTATTCTGCACAACTTCATCATTGCAACGGACAATGATGATGaagaatttgattttgaagATCTCCCAGAAGAGCCAGTTGATGAAGATGAAGATGACGATTTGGAAATTGAAAATAGGAATCAAGGCGTCCAAAAGAGAagaaatattgtaaatattcTCAGAAATTGA